From the genome of Plectropomus leopardus isolate mb chromosome 13, YSFRI_Pleo_2.0, whole genome shotgun sequence, one region includes:
- the znrd2 gene encoding protein ZNRD2, with the protein MALNGGDEDFEWEPPTEAEMKVIQARRERQDKISKLMGDYLLKGYKMLGESCDVCGTILLQDKQHKNYCVSCQELDSDVDKDNPALNAQAALSQVRERQLAAQSPAPSQAPELNAGPSGSQTNVSVPQPRPEHCEGAAAGGRALLPPPAVPSPSTTTPTPVLVPTRPTISPQSAALQPVLLEAEEAVLTKLRWATNQLQSSASLESSIQLCSLITSCANSLRSLKDLSQ; encoded by the exons ATGGCTCTCAATGGAG GTGACGAGGACTTTGAGTGGGAGCCTCCGACAGAGGCAGAGATGAAGGTGATCCAAGCTCGAAGGGAGAGACAAGACAAAATCAGCAAGCTGATGGGAGACTACCTGCTTAAAGGATACAAGATGCTGGGAGAGTCCTGTGATGTGTGCGGG ACAATTCTTCTCCaggacaaacaacacaaaaactacTGTGTCTCATGTCAGGAGCTGGACTCTGATGTTGACAAGGACAACCCCG CTCTGAATGCGCAGGCAGCGTTGTCGCAAGTGAGGGAGAGACAGCTTGCAGCCCAGTCCCCTGCACCGTCCCAGGCCCCTGAACTCAATGCAGGCCCCAGCGGCAGTCAGACAAATGTGTCAGTTCCTCAGCCCAGACCGGAGCACTGTGAGGGGGCAGCTGCAGGGGGAAGAGCTCTCCTGCCTCCGCCAGCTGTCCCTTCTCCTTCAACTACTACTCCCACCCCAGTCTTGGTACCTACTCGCCCCACAATTAGTCCACAGAGCGCTGCCCTCCAACCTGTGCTGCTTGAAGCCGAGGAAGCTGTTCTAACCAAACTTCGCTGGGCCACTAACCAGCTACAGAGCTCAGCCTCCCTTGAATCAAGTATCCAGCTCTGCAGCCTCATCACCAGCTGTGCCAACTCACTGCGCAGCCTCAAGGACCTCAGCCAGTGA
- the arr3a gene encoding arrestin 3a, retinal (X-arrestin), translated as MMRVFKKTSKSGGLTLYLGKRDYVDHVDKVDKVDGVVKLDTAEFGDRKVFVQLACAFRYGSDDLDVMGLCFRKDIWIQHVQIYPDNQKPALSPMHETLLTKAGDNSQPFSFEIPNNLPCSVALQPGPDDKGKACGVDFEVKVYLASEKCNPDEKVDKKDTARLIIRKIQYAPSQVGAGPKADLCKSFMMSDKPVHVEASMEKDLYFHGESIPIKIKINNESNKTVKKFKITVDQTTDIVLYSADKYTKAVLTQEFGETVESGGTYENTLTITPVLSENKEKRGLALDGRLKDEDTNLASTTMLRPGVEKDVLGILVSYKIKINLMVAGGGLLGGLTASDVTVELPLNLMHPKPEE; from the exons ATGATGAG gGTTTTCAAGAAGACCAGCAAAAGCGGAGGG CTGACCCTCTACCTGGGGAAGAGAGACTATGTGGACCACGTGGACAAAGTGGACAAAGTTG ATGGTGTTGTAAAGCTGGACACAGCAGAATTTGGAGACAGGAAAG TGTTTGTGCAGCTGGCATGTGCCTTTCGTTACGGCAGCGATGACCTGGATGTGATGGGCCTGTGCTTCAGGAAGGATATCTGGATCCAGCACGTCCAGATCTACCCTGATAACCAGAAGCCCGCTCTGAGCCCCATGCATGAGACTCTGTTGACGAAGGCGGGAGACAACTCACAACCTTTCTCTTTTGAG aTCCCCAACAACCTGCCATGCTCAGTCGCTTTGCAGCCTGGACCAGATGACAAGGGAAAg GCTTGTGGCGTTGACTTTGAGGTCAAAGTTTACCTTGCCAGTGAAAAGTGCAACCCTGATGAGAAGGTTGACAAGAA GGACACAGCTCGCCTTATCATTCGTAAAATCCAGTATGCCCCCTCTCAGGTGGGCGCCGGGCCCAAGGCTGACCTCTGCAAAAGCTTCATGATGTCCGACAAGCCCGTTCACGTAGAAGCTTCAATGGAAAAAGAT CTCTACTTCCACGGTGAATCAATcccaatcaaaatcaaaatcaacaaCGAGAGCAACAAAACAGTCAAGAAATTCAAAATCACTG TGGACCAAACCACAGACATCGTCCTCTACTCAGCAGACAAATACACCAAAGCTGTACTCACCCAAGAGTTTGG AGAGACAGTGGAGTCCGGCGGCACCTACGAGAACACGCTGACCATCACCCCCGTGCTGTCTGAAAACAAGGAGAAGAGGGGGCTCGCACTGGACGGACGACTGAAGGATGAGGACACTAACTTGGCCTCCACCACTAT GCTGCGGCCGGGTGTAGAAAAAGATGTGTTGGGAATCTTGGTTTCCTACAAGATTAAAATTAACCTCATGGTGGCCGGAGGAGG TCTGCTGGGTGGCCTTACTGCCAG cGACGTCACAGTGGAGCTGCCATTAAATCTCATGCACCCCAAACCTgaag AGTAA